From the Lolium rigidum isolate FL_2022 chromosome 2, APGP_CSIRO_Lrig_0.1, whole genome shotgun sequence genome, one window contains:
- the LOC124692025 gene encoding iron-sulfur cluster co-chaperone protein HscB homolog, whose protein sequence is MWRRAGPIRLRLAEITGRRARRPQGPPAPTETFSASAPASSSLHHNLGTFRNSVGAPPSRSLSTKTEGGGGRECWSCGAKGAFLSCGSCRSVQPVDPAVDYFRIFGLDRGYDIKDNSLEGKYKDWQKKLHPDLVHSKSEKERAFAAEQSALVIDAYRTLSKPLPRALYMLELEGIHVDEEKTINDPGLLMEMMEIREAVSEADDSQTLEKIQSQMKRKLETWSKSFEEAFDKRDFNRAVEATQRMRYYERAMEETVKKL, encoded by the exons ATGTGGCGCCGAGCCGGACCGATCCGCCTCCGCCTCGCCGAAATCACCGGCCGCCGCGCCCGACGACCCCAGGGGCCTCCTGCTCCCACCGAAACCTTCTCCGCCTCCGCGCCCGCTTCATCCTCTCTCCACCACAATCTTGGTACCTTCCGGAATTCCGTCGGGGCTCCTCCCTCCCGAAGTCTATCGACCAAgacagagggcggcggcggcagggagtgCTGGAGCTGCGGCGCCAAGGGGGCGTTTCTCTCCTGTGGGTCCTGCAGGAGCGTGCAGCCCGTCGATCCCGCCGTCGACTACTTCCGAATCTTTGGCCT GGACCGAGGATACGATATAAAGGACAACAGCTTAGAAGGGAAGTACAAAGACTGGCAGAAGAAGTTACATCCTGACCTTGTTCATTCTAAATCTGAG AAAGAGAGAGCTTTTGCGGCTGAGCAGTCGGCGCTTGTGATTGATGCATATCGCACTCTGAGCAAACCTTTACCAAGGGCATTATACATG CTGGAACTTGAGGGGATACACGTTGATGAGGAGAAGACTATCAATGATCCAGGACTTCTTATGGAG ATGATGGAGATACGTGAAGCTGTTAGTGAAGCCGATGATTCCCAAACTCTGGAGAAGATCCAATCTCAG ATGAAGAGGAAGCTCGAAACCTGGTCCAAATCTTTCGAGGAAGCATTCGACAAGAGGGACTTTAACCGTGCAGTGGAAGCTACACAGAGAATGAGATACTATGAACGAGCAATGGAAGAAACTGTGAAGAAGCTCTAA